Proteins from one Sabethes cyaneus chromosome 2, idSabCyanKW18_F2, whole genome shotgun sequence genomic window:
- the LOC128734353 gene encoding chromobox protein homolog 1-like isoform X2 has protein sequence MSTSKKATSKNEQPVPPDDGAEFSVEKILDRRVVNGKVEYYLKWKGYSSDENTWEPEENLDCPDLIQAFEDARKKKEKDGKEESSGRKVGRKSGVSDDSKAPAAKRKSTAGEDKKIGFDRGLEPEEILGATDHNGQLMFLMKWKDAANADLVPAKQANVKCPQIVIKFYESRLTWQTSEKKNDAKDDYA, from the exons ATGAGCACCAGCAAGAAAGCAACATCCAAAAACGAACAACCAGTGCCGCCAGATGACGGTGCCGAGTTCTCTGTTGAAAAAATTCTCGATAGGAGAGTTGTGAATGGAAAG GTTGAATACTATCTTAAATGGAAAGGTTACTCGTCTGATGAAAATACTTGGGAACCAGAAGAAAACCTGGATTGTCCGGACTTGATTCAAGCTTTTGAAGATGCtaggaagaaaaaggaaaaggatg GTAAAGAAGAAAGCTCTGGCAGAAAAGTAGGACGCAAATCTGGTGTATCTGATGATTCAAAGGCTCCCGCAGCAAAGAGAAAGTCTACGGCTGGGGAAGATAAGAAGATCGGATTTGATCGAGGACTAGAACCAGAGGAAATTCTAG GTGCTACCGATCATAATGGCCAGCTTATGTTTCTGATGAAGTGGAAGGATGCAGCCAACGCGGATCTCGTACCGGCTAAGCAAGCGAATGTAAAGTGTCCACAGATCGTCATCAAGTTCTACGAATCCCGCTTAACATGGCAAACTTCGGAAAAGAAAAATGACGCCAAGGACGATTATGCCTAA
- the LOC128734353 gene encoding chromobox protein homolog 1-like isoform X1, with the protein MSTSKKATSKNEQPVPPDDGAEFSVEKILDRRVVNGKVEYYLKWKGYSSDENTWEPEENLDCPDLIQAFEDARKKKEKDGKLSSSCALEPVYPCVDFSTGKEESSGRKVGRKSGVSDDSKAPAAKRKSTAGEDKKIGFDRGLEPEEILGATDHNGQLMFLMKWKDAANADLVPAKQANVKCPQIVIKFYESRLTWQTSEKKNDAKDDYA; encoded by the exons ATGAGCACCAGCAAGAAAGCAACATCCAAAAACGAACAACCAGTGCCGCCAGATGACGGTGCCGAGTTCTCTGTTGAAAAAATTCTCGATAGGAGAGTTGTGAATGGAAAG GTTGAATACTATCTTAAATGGAAAGGTTACTCGTCTGATGAAAATACTTGGGAACCAGAAGAAAACCTGGATTGTCCGGACTTGATTCAAGCTTTTGAAGATGCtaggaagaaaaaggaaaaggatgGTAAGTTGTCATCATCGTGTGCATTGGAACCAGTTTACCCATGCGTTGATTTTTCTACAGGTAAAGAAGAAAGCTCTGGCAGAAAAGTAGGACGCAAATCTGGTGTATCTGATGATTCAAAGGCTCCCGCAGCAAAGAGAAAGTCTACGGCTGGGGAAGATAAGAAGATCGGATTTGATCGAGGACTAGAACCAGAGGAAATTCTAG GTGCTACCGATCATAATGGCCAGCTTATGTTTCTGATGAAGTGGAAGGATGCAGCCAACGCGGATCTCGTACCGGCTAAGCAAGCGAATGTAAAGTGTCCACAGATCGTCATCAAGTTCTACGAATCCCGCTTAACATGGCAAACTTCGGAAAAGAAAAATGACGCCAAGGACGATTATGCCTAA